The Methanofervidicoccus sp. A16 genome has a segment encoding these proteins:
- the rnp3 gene encoding ribonuclease P protein component 3 — MENPVDINHIFEEEGIKLLKELGWYGSIVVQYHDNYDKKIFEEVKKYGEREGLRIYTGVKIRSESPKVLVRYVKKFRNKVDVILVEGGLLKINRQALELHDVDILSTPELNRRDSGLDHVLARLGSVHRVAIELNFKQLLIKRNPYERARLLWAFRRNMHLAKKFDTPVVLSSGAESIYDIKSPYDLRSFLNTLTGDPVYSKTIMEFPYKIAEYRVYLRRDNVIRYGVEVVEDE, encoded by the coding sequence GTGGAAAATCCAGTTGATATAAATCATATATTTGAAGAGGAAGGTATTAAACTACTTAAGGAGTTAGGGTGGTACGGTTCCATTGTAGTACAATACCATGATAATTACGATAAAAAAATTTTTGAGGAGGTTAAAAAGTACGGAGAGAGGGAGGGTTTGAGGATATACACAGGTGTAAAGATAAGATCTGAATCTCCTAAGGTGTTGGTAAGGTACGTAAAAAAGTTTAGGAATAAGGTAGATGTGATACTTGTGGAAGGGGGCCTATTAAAGATCAACAGACAGGCTTTAGAACTTCACGACGTGGATATACTTTCTACACCTGAGTTGAACAGAAGGGATAGTGGTTTAGATCATGTGCTTGCTAGACTAGGGAGTGTTCATAGAGTAGCTATCGAGTTGAATTTTAAACAGTTGTTGATAAAGAGAAATCCATATGAGAGGGCCAGGTTGTTATGGGCATTTAGGAGAAATATGCACCTGGCGAAAAAGTTTGATACTCCTGTGGTACTCTCAAGTGGCGCTGAAAGTATATACGATATAAAATCTCCCTACGACTTAAGGAGTTTTCTTAATACGTTAACAGGGGATCCTGTATATTCAAAGACTATTATGGAGTTTCCCTATAAGATTGCAGAGTACAGAGTGTATTTGAGGAGGGATAACGTTATAAGATATGGAGTAGAGGTTGTTGAGGATGAGTAG
- a CDS encoding site-2 protease family protein has product MISSTTLILIFLTLWIILNFYYYRREDEKGLKTYYGIFGILRTSWGLKIIDKIGKYRFWQRIGFLLIPISVIVSILTFYTFINSTVGLFTGSIPKESSKPIILLFGDVIPWIPGIIALILGITLHELAHGIVARSFNLKIKSTGLILFLGIPLGAFVEIGEEFKNVSKKIRGAIASAGPMVNIMIFLLVLLITPYISNITTSITITKVFEDFPASGILKEGDIIYSINGKRITSLSDFREIVKEIGPEESITITVIRENQMKTFKLTTSPEGKIGILVEPPKSLVFIMETLFWTGMLNLLLGFFNLLPALPLDGFHIWNALPEIVRDLRANSRITETISKYMEYLINERNLTTMSITIWFVILASIFYSLM; this is encoded by the coding sequence ATGATATCGTCTACAACTTTAATTTTAATATTTCTAACACTCTGGATAATTTTAAATTTTTACTACTACAGAAGGGAAGATGAGAAAGGTTTGAAGACATATTATGGGATCTTTGGGATATTGAGGACATCCTGGGGTCTAAAGATTATAGATAAAATAGGTAAGTACAGATTTTGGCAGAGGATAGGATTCTTACTGATCCCTATTAGCGTAATAGTTAGTATCCTCACATTTTACACATTTATAAATTCTACAGTGGGATTGTTCACTGGTTCAATACCTAAGGAGAGTTCAAAACCGATCATACTACTATTTGGGGACGTTATCCCATGGATTCCAGGAATTATAGCACTTATATTGGGTATAACACTTCATGAATTAGCTCACGGTATTGTAGCCAGATCCTTTAACTTAAAGATAAAAAGTACAGGATTGATACTGTTTCTAGGTATCCCTCTTGGAGCCTTTGTGGAAATAGGAGAGGAATTTAAAAATGTTAGTAAGAAGATAAGGGGTGCTATAGCATCTGCAGGACCTATGGTAAATATAATGATATTCCTCCTTGTACTTCTAATAACTCCCTATATATCTAATATAACAACATCCATAACTATTACGAAGGTGTTTGAAGACTTTCCAGCCAGTGGAATTCTTAAAGAGGGAGATATAATATACTCCATAAATGGGAAGAGAATTACCTCTCTATCAGATTTCCGTGAGATAGTAAAGGAGATAGGGCCAGAGGAGAGTATAACCATTACAGTTATCAGAGAGAATCAGATGAAGACTTTCAAATTAACTACATCTCCAGAGGGTAAGATAGGAATCCTCGTTGAACCTCCTAAGTCCTTGGTATTTATAATGGAGACACTATTCTGGACAGGGATGTTGAATTTACTATTAGGGTTTTTTAACCTCTTACCTGCTCTACCTCTCGATGGATTTCATATCTGGAACGCCCTTCCTGAAATCGTTAGAGATCTAAGGGCTAACAGTAGGATAACAGAGACTATCTCAAAGTATATGGAGTATCTGATAAACGAAAGAAATCTAACCACGATGAGTATAACTATATGGTTTGTAATACTGGCTTCTATATTCTATTCCCTTATGTAG
- a CDS encoding ATP-dependent DNA helicase, with amino-acid sequence MDNSLEDFRTFYRLKFPYEKIRPQQIKMMEKIFHSIKNKNHLIVEAPTGVGKTLSYLIPAIYFAERGKRIIILTETIDQQERILEELNALKPNLKISFIMGKNNFICKVKGSKADGLFCKLNRRCFHRPNRRTQCICGTKKKPVKIGEEIRYYCPFCICDYQKSKIECLEGDILVMNNSIFYHIKEEIDANRKTEVIICDEAHKLEKSIRNSATIEVDPEVALRRLRAMAYYFAPKMLEKYLTRLKEKYPMLDGDNIENYERDFWNIVHNYVSRYVDIEECKDALLYYGEEIIGTSKGNIVALGTLLDGYYQIRSIKDKILSFEENKELEREELRFKIDNRALVYLEYHYVSQKKLPDMSLTDFLDRIKNLESIDNNFVIYRSGKSLLCVPVLVSSYLKRLYGDATVIHCSATIGNLKIHGLKTGVESFDPLVLDSPFPKERRKIIALTDGVNMKYEIDWNLKRKRANENIFKLLRSAEANTLVLFRSFEDLKSAYNYLLERASELKGNIFCYHPDMDGKDAKKLKERFEREGGVLLATGRFAEGVDIPGEALTMVIIDSLPFPVPTPLLNREQRLIKEKLLRRGVDPKTAHWRSFLMTSFHTMSSTVIQMIGRLIRTEKDYGIVVIQDRRFCQWVGEEMRKRGYLKDKYISMSLKNALEYIPKFLGRFRNN; translated from the coding sequence ATGGATAACTCGCTGGAAGATTTTAGAACCTTCTATAGGTTGAAATTCCCCTATGAGAAAATACGGCCTCAGCAGATAAAGATGATGGAAAAGATATTTCACTCTATAAAAAATAAAAATCATCTCATAGTGGAGGCTCCAACAGGTGTTGGAAAAACCCTCTCTTATCTCATTCCTGCCATATACTTTGCAGAGAGAGGTAAGAGGATCATTATACTTACAGAAACTATAGATCAACAGGAGAGGATACTAGAGGAGTTAAACGCCCTAAAACCTAACTTAAAAATATCCTTTATAATGGGAAAGAACAACTTCATCTGTAAGGTCAAAGGTAGTAAGGCAGATGGGCTTTTCTGTAAGTTAAATAGGAGATGTTTTCATCGGCCAAATAGAAGAACCCAGTGTATATGTGGTACAAAGAAAAAGCCTGTAAAGATAGGTGAAGAGATAAGATACTACTGTCCCTTCTGCATCTGTGATTACCAAAAATCTAAGATAGAGTGCTTAGAAGGAGATATCTTAGTTATGAACAACAGTATATTCTATCATATAAAGGAGGAGATCGATGCAAACAGAAAAACTGAGGTTATCATCTGTGATGAGGCTCATAAACTTGAGAAAAGTATTAGAAACTCTGCCACAATAGAGGTAGATCCAGAGGTGGCACTTCGTAGATTAAGGGCCATGGCCTATTATTTTGCTCCTAAGATGCTGGAAAAGTACCTTACCAGACTTAAAGAGAAGTATCCAATGTTAGATGGAGATAATATAGAAAATTACGAGAGGGATTTTTGGAATATAGTCCATAACTATGTATCGAGATATGTAGATATTGAAGAGTGTAAAGATGCTCTCCTTTATTACGGGGAGGAGATAATAGGTACTTCTAAGGGAAATATAGTGGCACTGGGAACTCTACTAGATGGCTACTATCAGATCCGTAGTATAAAGGATAAGATCCTTTCCTTTGAGGAAAATAAGGAATTAGAGAGAGAAGAGTTAAGATTTAAGATTGATAACAGGGCTCTTGTATACTTAGAGTACCACTATGTATCCCAGAAGAAGTTGCCAGATATGTCCCTGACAGATTTTCTAGATAGAATAAAGAACTTGGAATCTATAGATAATAACTTCGTCATATATAGAAGTGGGAAGAGTCTGTTATGTGTACCTGTACTTGTCTCCTCCTACCTTAAAAGACTATACGGCGATGCAACGGTGATACACTGCTCTGCCACCATAGGTAATTTAAAGATACATGGGCTTAAAACTGGAGTGGAATCTTTCGATCCATTGGTCTTAGATAGTCCCTTTCCAAAGGAGAGGAGAAAGATAATCGCTTTAACTGATGGAGTAAATATGAAGTATGAGATAGACTGGAATCTAAAAAGAAAAAGAGCAAATGAAAATATATTTAAACTCCTAAGATCTGCAGAGGCCAATACCTTAGTACTCTTTAGAAGTTTCGAAGATCTTAAGAGTGCCTATAACTACCTATTAGAGAGAGCCTCAGAGTTAAAGGGAAATATATTCTGCTATCACCCAGATATGGATGGAAAGGATGCTAAAAAACTAAAGGAACGTTTTGAGAGAGAGGGGGGAGTACTCCTGGCAACTGGTAGATTTGCAGAGGGGGTGGATATCCCGGGAGAGGCCCTCACTATGGTAATAATAGACAGTCTACCCTTTCCAGTACCTACTCCACTACTCAACAGGGAACAGAGGTTGATAAAGGAGAAACTGTTAAGAAGAGGTGTGGATCCCAAAACTGCCCATTGGAGGTCCTTCTTAATGACATCCTTTCATACAATGTCCAGCACAGTTATACAGATGATAGGAAGGCTTATTAGGACTGAGAAGGATTACGGCATTGTTGTTATCCAGGACAGGAGGTTTTGCCAGTGGGTGGGAGAGGAGATGAGAAAGAGAGGATACCTAAAAGATAAATATATATCAATGAGTTTAAAGAATGCTCTCGAATACATTCCTAAATTTTTAGGTAGATTTAGAAATAATTAG
- a CDS encoding co-chaperone YbbN, translating to MRVYLLLILLSLITIFSGCIEDENNGDDQKLTNDLNPEGKTVVIVFYADWCKYCKALEPTLNQLEKEGIEIIRINVDEHPELAQKFGVRGLPTVIYIKNGFEVGRTVGYDPKEVVNKARELYE from the coding sequence ATGAGAGTGTATCTACTTTTAATATTACTATCTTTGATAACAATATTCTCAGGTTGTATAGAAGATGAAAATAATGGGGATGATCAAAAATTAACAAATGATCTAAATCCTGAAGGAAAAACTGTAGTAATAGTATTTTACGCTGACTGGTGTAAGTACTGTAAGGCCCTTGAACCTACGTTAAACCAGTTGGAGAAGGAAGGTATAGAAATTATAAGGATAAACGTTGATGAACATCCAGAGTTGGCACAAAAATTTGGAGTCAGAGGGCTACCTACTGTTATCTACATTAAAAATGGTTTTGAAGTTGGAAGAACTGTCGGCTACGATCCAAAAGAGGTAGTAAATAAGGCCAGGGAACTTTATGAATAA
- a CDS encoding cytochrome c biogenesis CcdA family protein produces MDLLIIFISGVFTALGPCVLTVLPVVFTYTFGISESKKEAFIISLFFVLGFSIVFSILGAISSVFGMLLGIYKLKYIAGVLAVVLGLLIMFKKGFSFRLKGNFFSRFISKMNNKNISFKYKLVTSFILGVSYGVGANVCADPILAGILTYVSTKSDVIFGVLALFVYSIGYGLPIILLSVMGVEGKEVFKRFTNSDFVNFVSGLILVVLGLFIILK; encoded by the coding sequence ATGGACCTACTGATAATATTTATTTCAGGAGTATTTACAGCATTAGGGCCCTGTGTATTGACTGTACTACCTGTAGTATTTACCTATACCTTTGGGATTTCAGAGTCTAAAAAAGAGGCATTTATCATATCTTTATTTTTTGTTTTAGGGTTTTCTATAGTTTTTAGTATATTAGGCGCTATTTCATCAGTTTTTGGCATGCTTTTAGGAATTTACAAGTTAAAATATATTGCAGGAGTCTTAGCAGTAGTTTTAGGTCTATTGATTATGTTCAAAAAGGGTTTTTCATTTAGGTTGAAGGGAAACTTTTTTAGCAGATTTATATCTAAAATGAATAATAAGAACATTTCCTTTAAGTATAAGTTAGTTACCTCTTTTATTCTCGGAGTATCTTACGGTGTTGGGGCCAACGTATGTGCAGATCCTATTTTAGCAGGGATATTAACCTATGTATCTACAAAATCAGATGTAATTTTTGGAGTTTTGGCTTTATTTGTGTATTCAATAGGTTATGGACTTCCAATAATTCTTTTAAGTGTTATGGGTGTTGAGGGTAAGGAGGTATTTAAGAGATTTACCAACTCTGATTTTGTTAATTTTGTCTCAGGTCTTATATTAGTTGTGTTGGGACTCTTTATTATTCTCAAGTAG
- a CDS encoding DASS family sodium-coupled anion symporter, with amino-acid sequence MRDEKEQKDIESTSNTPTGPSSDRESKKYSKRQKISLILGLLVFTVLLLIPTPNTFLNTAIDLVELDDKLLQEASKLGMVKDGKIIDKLAFIEWLREKDLKSYEKIYKKATEMKCVAALALLMVIWWIGEAIPLPATALLPLVILPILGVSEIKEVAPSYASPIIFLFMGGFMIAAAMMKWGLHRRLALMIIKMIGTSSRKIVLGFMVATAFLSMWISNTATTMMMMPIALAILLHISKMGVESNNSRFGVALMLGIAYAATIGGVSTIIGTPPNAILVGTLPILFPDAPPITFTHWLAIGVPISWTFLFISWFVLVYLTNPPEMKKIPGGKRIIEEELEKLGPWSKGEKIVLLVFILTALAWINSSPKTIGDIVIPGIKTFLPFVNDTVIAMISAISLFLIPVNFRKGEFALDWDSAKEIPWGILLLFGGGIALSKAFVKSGLANWMADQLMFLEGMPPIVILFIVVTLTIFLTEMTSNIAITTLMMPIMASFALAIGEDPRIFMISTAIAASFAFMLPVATPPNAIVFGTGYVTMPQMVRNGFILNMISIFLITLFCYIFVPAVFGIEWGTVPNWAKP; translated from the coding sequence ATGAGAGATGAAAAAGAACAAAAAGATATAGAATCTACTTCAAATACTCCCACTGGGCCCTCTTCAGATAGAGAGAGTAAAAAGTATTCAAAAAGACAGAAAATATCTCTTATTCTTGGATTACTTGTGTTTACAGTCCTCCTCTTAATTCCCACACCAAATACATTCCTTAATACAGCTATCGATCTCGTGGAATTAGATGATAAACTGCTTCAGGAAGCCTCAAAACTTGGGATGGTAAAGGATGGAAAAATAATCGATAAGTTAGCATTCATAGAGTGGTTAAGGGAGAAAGATCTTAAGAGTTACGAAAAGATCTATAAGAAAGCTACTGAAATGAAGTGTGTAGCAGCTTTAGCCCTATTAATGGTAATATGGTGGATAGGGGAGGCAATACCTCTACCTGCAACTGCCCTGCTACCTTTAGTAATTCTCCCTATACTTGGAGTCAGTGAGATCAAAGAGGTTGCACCAAGTTATGCATCTCCGATAATTTTTCTCTTCATGGGAGGTTTCATGATAGCCGCTGCAATGATGAAATGGGGACTTCATAGGAGACTGGCCCTTATGATAATCAAGATGATCGGTACAAGTTCTCGAAAAATTGTTCTTGGTTTCATGGTGGCTACAGCGTTCCTCAGTATGTGGATATCTAACACTGCAACTACAATGATGATGATGCCTATAGCCCTCGCTATACTCCTTCATATATCAAAGATGGGAGTTGAATCTAACAACTCCAGATTTGGTGTAGCGTTGATGCTTGGAATTGCCTATGCAGCGACAATTGGGGGAGTTTCAACCATAATAGGTACACCACCAAATGCCATATTAGTTGGTACCTTACCTATCCTGTTTCCCGATGCCCCTCCGATAACCTTCACTCACTGGCTTGCAATAGGGGTTCCTATTTCATGGACTTTCCTCTTTATCTCATGGTTTGTACTTGTATACCTGACTAACCCTCCTGAGATGAAGAAAATACCTGGAGGTAAAAGAATAATTGAGGAGGAGTTGGAAAAATTGGGACCATGGAGTAAAGGTGAAAAAATAGTCCTTTTAGTTTTCATACTTACAGCTCTAGCATGGATCAACAGTTCACCAAAGACAATAGGAGACATTGTAATACCTGGAATAAAGACATTTCTACCCTTTGTAAATGACACAGTAATAGCCATGATCTCTGCAATCTCCCTCTTCCTGATTCCTGTAAACTTTCGTAAAGGTGAATTTGCCCTTGACTGGGATAGTGCGAAAGAGATACCCTGGGGAATACTTCTACTCTTTGGAGGAGGTATAGCCCTTAGTAAGGCATTTGTGAAAAGTGGGCTGGCCAACTGGATGGCTGATCAACTTATGTTCTTAGAGGGAATGCCTCCGATTGTGATTCTATTTATCGTAGTTACCCTAACTATCTTCCTTACAGAGATGACGTCAAATATAGCCATAACAACCTTAATGATGCCAATAATGGCCAGTTTTGCCCTTGCAATAGGTGAGGATCCACGGATATTTATGATATCTACCGCTATTGCAGCAAGTTTTGCATTTATGCTCCCAGTTGCAACACCACCAAACGCCATAGTCTTTGGTACAGGTTATGTTACAATGCCACAGATGGTAAGGAATGGTTTTATATTGAATATGATAAGCATCTTTTTAATTACCCTCTTCTGCTATATTTTTGTACCAGCAGTCTTCGGTATCGAGTGGGGGACGGTACCTAATTGGGCAAAACCTTAA
- a CDS encoding HTH domain-containing protein — MEIQYDSIKLDFWAFLREAYKKNIKLDLGHFIILIKLLEINREYNNLIKKYGKKDARKILEDKGVFSKNSEYVSGEYLKKYISRNSRGAVYSRIKDLQSLGFEIKTKPGALGGYKLLKTPKWFKVLD, encoded by the coding sequence ATGGAGATACAATACGACAGTATAAAGTTAGATTTTTGGGCTTTTCTACGAGAGGCCTATAAAAAAAATATAAAGTTAGATCTAGGACATTTTATTATATTGATAAAGTTGTTAGAGATAAACAGGGAATATAACAACCTCATTAAAAAATATGGTAAAAAAGATGCGAGAAAAATACTGGAAGATAAGGGAGTATTTTCCAAGAATTCAGAGTATGTATCAGGAGAGTATCTAAAAAAATACATATCTCGTAATAGTAGAGGAGCGGTGTATTCGAGAATTAAGGACCTACAGTCCTTAGGGTTTGAGATAAAAACTAAACCTGGGGCCTTAGGGGGATACAAATTACTAAAAACTCCTAAGTGGTTCAAGGTGTTAGATTAG
- a CDS encoding monovalent cation/H+ antiporter subunit E: protein MLLLDVLEYLFILAKALSEAWLDVVKRSINGDIDPQVVEIETEINSLIGQVLLACSITLTPGTLTIGLNPEKRILKVATIVPIKREDIVPFEPYIKKIFDKN from the coding sequence ATGTTACTCCTCGATGTCTTAGAGTATCTGTTTATACTGGCGAAGGCTCTAAGTGAGGCTTGGTTGGATGTAGTAAAGAGGAGTATAAATGGTGATATAGACCCCCAAGTTGTAGAAATAGAAACTGAGATAAACAGTTTAATAGGACAGGTACTCTTAGCATGTAGTATAACCCTCACTCCAGGGACATTAACTATAGGACTGAATCCCGAGAAAAGAATATTGAAGGTTGCCACAATTGTTCCTATAAAGAGGGAAGATATTGTACCCTTTGAGCCCTATATAAAAAAGATCTTCGATAAGAACTAA
- the pfdA gene encoding prefoldin subunit alpha: MKNEEIQKQLYQIEIYKQQINRLQEELGKIELIKLEILKSIESMEGLKQSKEVLIPLGGGVFTKATVHDSEKIIANVGADVFVEKPIDETIKDFKESVEELNTAENKIREQISKTLAAIEKLQKELESKISVMEKGQTPESS; encoded by the coding sequence GTGAAAAATGAGGAGATACAGAAACAACTTTACCAGATCGAGATCTATAAACAGCAGATAAATAGATTACAGGAGGAGTTAGGGAAAATAGAACTTATAAAGTTGGAAATTTTAAAATCTATAGAGTCTATGGAGGGGTTAAAACAGTCCAAAGAGGTACTCATACCTCTCGGTGGTGGAGTATTTACCAAAGCGACAGTCCACGACAGTGAAAAAATTATCGCCAACGTAGGTGCTGATGTCTTTGTTGAGAAACCTATTGATGAGACTATAAAAGATTTTAAAGAGTCAGTTGAGGAGTTAAACACTGCAGAGAATAAGATTAGAGAACAGATATCAAAAACATTAGCAGCCATAGAAAAACTTCAAAAAGAGTTAGAAAGTAAGATCAGTGTAATGGAAAAGGGACAAACTCCAGAGAGTAGTTAA
- the mtrH gene encoding tetrahydromethanopterin S-methyltransferase subunit H produces the protein MFKFDREQMVIEIAGRKFGGQPGEYPTGLSGTIFYARHKIVEDERKGIFDKAAAEDLINKQAEMEDITGNPALVQVFGGNPEALVKYIDFVAEVWDGPMLLDSTSGEARMAAARRATEAGYADQCIYNSINVSIEEEEFQNLVESDIEASIVLCFDPMDPSVEGKLNVLLNGGKTADTGMLELAEKAGIKYPLIDVAVTPLGNGAGPAVRASFAVKAKLGLPVGSGIHNIPSAWDWLREFRKKLRESGHTQLAKDVHHVCDIGANIIQTMAVGDFVLYGPIDNAQLTFPAIAMTDAVIAEAAKEMGINPVEAHPFNKLL, from the coding sequence ATGTTCAAGTTTGACAGGGAACAGATGGTAATTGAGATTGCAGGAAGGAAATTCGGTGGTCAGCCAGGAGAGTATCCAACAGGATTGTCAGGTACCATATTCTATGCGAGACATAAAATCGTAGAGGATGAGAGAAAAGGTATATTCGACAAAGCTGCTGCAGAGGATTTAATAAATAAACAGGCTGAAATGGAAGATATTACTGGAAACCCAGCCCTTGTCCAGGTATTTGGAGGGAACCCAGAGGCATTGGTAAAGTATATTGATTTTGTTGCTGAAGTATGGGATGGTCCAATGTTGTTAGACTCTACATCTGGAGAGGCAAGAATGGCTGCTGCAAGGAGGGCAACAGAGGCAGGATATGCAGATCAGTGTATCTATAACTCTATCAACGTATCCATTGAAGAGGAAGAGTTTCAGAACTTGGTAGAGAGCGATATAGAGGCCTCAATTGTTTTATGTTTCGATCCTATGGATCCATCTGTTGAGGGTAAACTGAATGTACTGTTAAATGGAGGTAAAACAGCAGACACTGGAATGTTGGAGTTGGCAGAGAAGGCAGGTATAAAGTATCCATTAATAGACGTTGCAGTTACACCTCTAGGTAATGGAGCAGGTCCTGCTGTAAGGGCCTCCTTTGCAGTTAAGGCGAAGTTAGGATTACCAGTAGGAAGTGGTATTCACAACATACCCTCTGCATGGGATTGGTTGAGAGAGTTTAGAAAGAAGTTAAGAGAATCTGGACACACCCAACTCGCAAAGGATGTGCACCATGTATGTGATATAGGGGCTAACATTATCCAGACCATGGCTGTAGGTGACTTTGTCCTCTATGGACCTATTGACAACGCTCAGTTAACATTCCCAGCAATAGCAATGACAGATGCGGTAATTGCAGAGGCTGCAAAAGAGATGGGTATAAACCCAGTAGAGGCACATCCATTTAATAAACTATTATAA
- the mtrG gene encoding tetrahydromethanopterin S-methyltransferase subunit MtrG — MVETPPSVITPSKEYKELQEKLDKIDEMVDNTNAEIMQRLGKKAGRDIGIVYGFIIGLIITILIGKLLPNILLFMNMR; from the coding sequence ATGGTAGAGACTCCACCTTCAGTAATAACTCCCTCTAAGGAGTATAAGGAGTTACAGGAGAAGTTAGATAAAATCGATGAAATGGTGGACAATACAAATGCCGAAATAATGCAGAGGTTAGGTAAAAAGGCTGGTAGAGATATAGGAATTGTATATGGGTTTATAATTGGTCTTATTATTACAATATTGATAGGAAAATTGTTACCAAATATATTACTATTTATGAATATGAGATAA
- the mtrA gene encoding tetrahydromethanopterin S-methyltransferase subunit A, with product MPEKREPAPGWPIVSGEYVVGNPESCVGVVTLGSHGLEQAAIEAGAAIAGPCHTENLGIEKVIANYISNPNIRFMILCGSEVQGHITGQCFKALYENGIGDDGGIIGAKGAIPFLENVGKDAVERFQRQIVEVVDLIDVEDIDKITQAIKECISKDPGATEEDPEEIDIKKKEGGLPTVAKPDLEFTKKLMDSLEYKVGLMTRDLGLGSGVQAGSLLGIILGSILAIVLVGIPVVLKILLG from the coding sequence ATGCCAGAGAAGAGAGAACCAGCTCCAGGATGGCCCATTGTTAGTGGGGAGTATGTGGTGGGAAATCCAGAGAGTTGTGTCGGAGTTGTTACATTAGGATCTCATGGTTTGGAACAGGCTGCCATTGAGGCTGGGGCTGCCATTGCAGGTCCATGCCATACTGAAAACCTGGGAATTGAGAAGGTAATAGCAAACTATATTTCAAATCCAAACATAAGGTTTATGATACTCTGTGGTTCAGAGGTACAGGGACATATTACAGGACAGTGTTTCAAAGCTCTATATGAGAATGGTATTGGAGACGATGGAGGTATCATAGGGGCAAAAGGAGCAATACCTTTCTTAGAAAACGTTGGAAAGGATGCTGTTGAAAGATTCCAGAGACAGATCGTTGAAGTGGTGGATCTAATAGATGTTGAAGATATTGACAAGATAACCCAGGCTATAAAGGAGTGCATCTCTAAGGACCCTGGAGCTACAGAGGAAGACCCTGAAGAGATAGATATAAAGAAAAAAGAGGGTGGATTACCAACAGTTGCTAAACCAGATTTGGAATTTACAAAAAAACTTATGGACTCATTAGAGTATAAGGTTGGATTGATGACGAGAGATTTAGGATTAGGTTCTGGGGTTCAGGCAGGATCCCTTTTAGGTATTATCTTGGGCTCTATACTGGCTATAGTATTAGTTGGAATACCCGTAGTTTTAAAAATACTTTTAGGGTGA
- a CDS encoding tetrahydromethanopterin S-methyltransferase subunit B, producing MDIVKVCPELGIVMDVDSGLIAETREDIVMVDLNPVRSEIEKLEKLAKAFENSLDPRNPPLKSYPGREGVYSIGGIFQGVFFGFWITMGVALLIIVLLVSLYPNLLQ from the coding sequence ATGGATATAGTAAAGGTATGTCCCGAGTTGGGAATAGTAATGGATGTGGATTCGGGGCTGATTGCAGAAACAAGAGAAGATATTGTAATGGTAGATTTAAACCCTGTTAGGAGTGAAATAGAGAAGTTAGAGAAGTTAGCAAAGGCCTTTGAGAACTCCTTAGATCCACGAAATCCTCCCTTGAAGTCCTATCCTGGTAGAGAGGGTGTATACAGTATAGGAGGTATTTTCCAGGGAGTATTTTTCGGTTTCTGGATAACTATGGGGGTAGCCCTGCTGATTATAGTATTGCTAGTTAGTTTATATCCCAATCTACTTCAATAA